In Acipenser ruthenus chromosome 58, fAciRut3.2 maternal haplotype, whole genome shotgun sequence, a genomic segment contains:
- the LOC117967207 gene encoding uncharacterized protein LOC117967207, with protein MLKILFLVSLALLAASHIQSVKSSSSGGSDAGVQKSCARLFHPETGEQLELPSLPEKKKQLLGGAAAGSEGAFSFSSFTVMDGCLLSLWVAGSQEWGLESRSFPSGAYLNQLPGAGVSLTSYQCTCDQEKNQVTANYKDFKNRHIAGKNEKGSDEFCSEQIKNRKITVKGGCKRINTFIFANEQDVKAVCRDQGVKIPNKKLYKSKKKFKIVDCKNEDQNRRPPNCTYKAQNANRLMYIIVACDNNKLPVHFEGSDSSPPQFGITGRV; from the coding sequence ATGTTGAAGATCCTCTTCTTGGTGTCCTTGGCGCTGCTGGCTGCTTCCCACATCCAGTCTGTAAAGAGTTCCTCTTCGGGTGGTTCTGATGCTGGTGTCCAGAAGTCCTGTGCCCGCCTCTTCCACCCGGAGACTGgggagcagctggagctgccGTCCCTCCCAGAGAAGAAGAAGCAGCTGCTGGGGGGAGCAGCTGCTGGGAGTGAAGGAGCCTTCAGCTTCAGCTCCTTCACTGTGATGGACGGGTGTCTGCTCTCTCTGTGGGTTGCAGGTTCCCAAGAATGGGGCCTGGAGTCTCGCTCCTTCCCGAGTGGGGCTTACCTCAACCAGCTGCCTGGTGCTGGGGTCTCCCTGACCAGCTACCAGTGCACCTGCGACCAGGAGAAAAACCAAGTCACGGCCAATtacaaagattttaaaaacagGCACATTGCAGGTAAAAATGAAAAGGGTAGTGATGAATTCTGCTcagagcaaataaaaaacagaaaaataactgTAAAAGGAGGATGCAAACGAATAAACACTTTCATATTTGCTAATGAGCAGGATGTAAAAGCAGTATGTAGAGATCAAGGTGtcaaaattccaaataaaaaattatataagaGCAAGAAAAAATTCAAAATTGTGGATTGTAAAAATGAGGACCAAAACCGTAGACCCCCAAACTGTACCTACAAAGCCCAAAATGCAAACCGCTTGATGTATATCATTGTAGCCTGTGATAACAACAAGCTGCCTGTACATTTTGAGGGATCAGACTCCAGTCCTCCTCAATTTGGAATCACTGGAAGAGTTTAA
- the LOC131724969 gene encoding uncharacterized protein LOC131724969, which produces MLKILFLVSLELLAASHIQSVKSSSSGGSDAGVQKTCARLFHPETGEQLELPSLPEKKKKLLGGAAAGSEGAFSFSSFTVMDGCLLSLWVAGSQEWGLESRSFPSGAYLNQLPGAGVSLTSYQCTCDQENKVMAIFRDFKKRHIAGVKENGEGKFCTNKIRERHINTKGPCKECNTFIFAPDKRIMQVCRNEGVKISNTNMYKSKKQFRIVDCISKKKNHSSPNCIYKPSKTNHLMYIIVACDNNKLPVHFNGSDSSPPPFGITERI; this is translated from the coding sequence ATGTTGAAGATCCTCTTCTTGGTGTCCTTGGAGCTGCTGGCTGCTTCCCACATCCAGTCTGTAAAGAGTTCCTCTTCGGGTGGTTCTGATGCTGGTGTTCAGAAGACCTGTGCCCGCCTCTTCCACCCGGAGACTGgggagcagctggagctgccgtccctcccagagaagaagaagaagctgcTGGGGGGAGCTGCTGCTGGGAGTGAAGGAGCCTTCAGCTTCAGCTCCTTCACTGTGATGGACGGGTGTCTGCTCTCTCTGTGGGTTGCAGGTTCCCAAGAATGGGGCCTGGAGTCTCGCTCCTTCCCGAGTGGGGCTTACCTCAACCAGCTGCCTGGTGCTGGGGTCTCCCTGACCAGCTACCAGTGCACCTGCGACCAGGAGAACAAAGTCATGGCCATCTTCAGGGACTTCAAAAAGAGGCACATTGCAGGTGTAAAGGAAAATGGTGAAGGTAAATTCTGCACTAACAAAATACGTGAAAGACATATAAATACAAAAGGACCATGCAAAGAATGTAACACTTTTATATTCGCTCCTGATAAGAGGATAATGCAAGTGTGTAGAAATGAAGGTGTCaagatttcaaacacaaataTGTATAAGAGTAAGAAACAATTCAGAATTGTGGATTGTATAAGTAAGAAAAAAAACCATAGCTCCCCAAACTGTATCTACAAACCCAGCAAAACAAACCACTTGATGTATATCATTGTAGCCTGTGATAACAACAAGCTGCCTGTACATTTTAATGGATCAGACTCCAGCCCTCCTCCATTTGGAATTACTGAAAGAATTTAA